In Solanum stenotomum isolate F172 chromosome 6, ASM1918654v1, whole genome shotgun sequence, one DNA window encodes the following:
- the LOC125869346 gene encoding glycosyltransferase BC10-like isoform X2, producing MEELNDVWHSMNDEELMWRASMVPQIEKYPFNRIPRVAFLFLTRGRLPLAPLWEMFFKGHEGLFSIYIHTSPDFNYEPPPSSVFYKRRIPSQAVQWGRSTMIDAERRLLANALLDISNERFILLSESCIPFFNFTTIYTYLINSDQSFLGSFDDPRKIGRGRYNKRMYPNITLYDWRKGSQWFEVHRELAVKIVSDVMYYPVFKNYCVPPCYMDEHYLPTLVNKVCPRLTSNRSITWADWSAGGSHPMTFLKKDVTEEFLKSVGSELNCSYNGKMSSICFLFGRKFHPSTLQPLLRIAPKLLGFG from the exons ATGGAGGAGTTGAATGATGTTTGGCACTCGATGAACGATGAAGAACTTATGTGGAGAGCTTCAATGGTACCTCAAATAGAGAAGTACCCGTTTAATCGAATCCCAAGAGTGGCATTCTTGTTCTTAACAAGGGGTAGATTGCCATTGGCACCTCTTTGGGAGATGTTCTTTAAAGGACACGAAGGGCTGTTTTCAATATACATTCATACTTCACCAGATTTCAACTATGAACCTCCTCCATCATCTGTGTTTTATAAAAGAAGGATACCTAGCCAG GCAGTGCAATGGGGAAGATCAACCATGATTGATGCAGAGAGAAGACTTTTAGCAAATGCACTTTTAGACATTTCCAATGAAAGATTCATATTACTCTCTGAATCATGCATTCCTTTCTTCAATTTCACTACTATCTACACTTACCTCATAAATTCCGACCAAAGTTTCCTCGGATCATTTGACGATCCGAGGAAAATAGGTCGTGGTAGGTACAACAAACGTATGTACCCAAACATAACACTTTACGATTGGAGAAAAGGCTCACAATGGTTCGAAGTACATCGCGAACTTGCAGTGAAAATAGTCTCTGATGTGATGTATTACCCTGTTTTTAAGAACTATTGTGTGCCACCATGTTACATGGATGAACATTACTTGCCTACATTGGTGAATAAAGTTTGTCCGAGATTAACTTCGAATCGGAGCATTACGTGGGCTGATTGGTCAGCTGGTGGCTCACACCcgatgacatttttgaagaaagATGTGACAGAGGAGTTTTTGAAGAGTGTTGGGAGTGAGTTGAATTGTAGTTATAATGGAAAGATGAGTtcaatatgttttctttttgggAGGAAATTTCATCCTAGTACTTTGCAACCTTTACTTAGGATTGCACCAAAATTGCTTGGTTTTGGTTGA
- the LOC125869346 gene encoding glycosyltransferase BC10-like isoform X1 produces the protein MTIFFFREMSFHLGTTIVLTLSVSFFVLLLGLFINYQFRKIVIYEDFYLPHQSPIYNLSISTHLVCNSSSSHSSSNRTMEELNDVWHSMNDEELMWRASMVPQIEKYPFNRIPRVAFLFLTRGRLPLAPLWEMFFKGHEGLFSIYIHTSPDFNYEPPPSSVFYKRRIPSQAVQWGRSTMIDAERRLLANALLDISNERFILLSESCIPFFNFTTIYTYLINSDQSFLGSFDDPRKIGRGRYNKRMYPNITLYDWRKGSQWFEVHRELAVKIVSDVMYYPVFKNYCVPPCYMDEHYLPTLVNKVCPRLTSNRSITWADWSAGGSHPMTFLKKDVTEEFLKSVGSELNCSYNGKMSSICFLFGRKFHPSTLQPLLRIAPKLLGFG, from the exons atgaccatttttttttttagagaaatgaGTTTCCATCTTGGTACCACCATTGTTCTTACTTTATCTGTCTCATTTTTTGTACTACTATTAGGCTTGTTCATCAATTATCAGTTCAGGAAGATTGTTATCTATGAAGATTTCTACTTGCCTCATCAATCACCAATTTACAATCTCTCCATCTCTACACATCTTGTTTGTAACTCTTCTTCGTCTCATTCTAGTTCCAATAGGACCATGGAGGAGTTGAATGATGTTTGGCACTCGATGAACGATGAAGAACTTATGTGGAGAGCTTCAATGGTACCTCAAATAGAGAAGTACCCGTTTAATCGAATCCCAAGAGTGGCATTCTTGTTCTTAACAAGGGGTAGATTGCCATTGGCACCTCTTTGGGAGATGTTCTTTAAAGGACACGAAGGGCTGTTTTCAATATACATTCATACTTCACCAGATTTCAACTATGAACCTCCTCCATCATCTGTGTTTTATAAAAGAAGGATACCTAGCCAG GCAGTGCAATGGGGAAGATCAACCATGATTGATGCAGAGAGAAGACTTTTAGCAAATGCACTTTTAGACATTTCCAATGAAAGATTCATATTACTCTCTGAATCATGCATTCCTTTCTTCAATTTCACTACTATCTACACTTACCTCATAAATTCCGACCAAAGTTTCCTCGGATCATTTGACGATCCGAGGAAAATAGGTCGTGGTAGGTACAACAAACGTATGTACCCAAACATAACACTTTACGATTGGAGAAAAGGCTCACAATGGTTCGAAGTACATCGCGAACTTGCAGTGAAAATAGTCTCTGATGTGATGTATTACCCTGTTTTTAAGAACTATTGTGTGCCACCATGTTACATGGATGAACATTACTTGCCTACATTGGTGAATAAAGTTTGTCCGAGATTAACTTCGAATCGGAGCATTACGTGGGCTGATTGGTCAGCTGGTGGCTCACACCcgatgacatttttgaagaaagATGTGACAGAGGAGTTTTTGAAGAGTGTTGGGAGTGAGTTGAATTGTAGTTATAATGGAAAGATGAGTtcaatatgttttctttttgggAGGAAATTTCATCCTAGTACTTTGCAACCTTTACTTAGGATTGCACCAAAATTGCTTGGTTTTGGTTGA